TGGGCTTTGATCAAACCACTATTGCAAAACATGGTTTATTGTGATGTGTGaatgtgatgtctgaatgtacAATAAAACTTTCTCCATCCATTTATGGAGGATtaacaatgattttttaaaaacaaaaacaaaaaaacgacTGGGTCGAAACAGGTTGTCCATAGACCGGAAACAGCCTCCCTCTGTTGTTCCGATCCAAGCTGCCATTTCTACAGCCAGCCATTTGCATCCTTAACAGGAAAAGTTTGCTGAGTTTATGCTGGCAGCAGAACAATACAGGAAGCATCTCAAGCCATGATTTGATTATAAATTAATCTCTTGGGATattacagctgcttcaaatggttAATGAGTATCTTAACAGTACCTGCCTCTTTTCCTTGTCCAAAGGCCAATTGATCACTGAACTTATAAAACCATCAACGACTTAGGCAGGAAGCAGAGTTGAAGGAGCTCTACCCAGGCAGAACCAAATGCTGGGGCTAACTGCAAAGATGCCAAAGAACCTTTTCTCGTTTCTTCGCTTGTGCGTGCTCCTCCTCGGTTTTGCCATTATCTGCTCAGGGGCCGTTTGCATCTCGGCAGGCTCCTCTGCCTGCAAGTGCAATAAAGTGCCTATTGCATATTTCCTTTTGCCACTGGGGTTCCTCCTTCTCATCTCGGGGATTTTCTGGAGCACTTATCATGAGGCCAGCAAGCACAAGAGCTTATTCCACAGAATTATCCAGCAAAATCCTAGATTTCGAGATAGTCATATCACTACCATAGACAGGTATGTCTGATGTGATTCAGTGTGTAACTTTGTCTTTTAATACTACCACTTTTTTCTGTACCGTGCAAGCCTTTTCAGATCCCCAGACATcttcaccctttccccccctttcaattgttttatgttttcaggtcttcctcttgcCATCTTTCCTTCCAGTTTCCTTTTAGGAATACCGGCATGTCCTGTTACGCTGGATTGCCTCTTCATCCTTGGCGTCCATCCCTGCCTATCTAATATTTGTTCATTAGTCTTCCTTTCTGTCTAATTCACTTTAAACATTTTTTGTATTCTGTGCTTCCTGTTTCTTT
This genomic window from Eublepharis macularius isolate TG4126 chromosome 8, MPM_Emac_v1.0, whole genome shotgun sequence contains:
- the TMEM252 gene encoding transmembrane protein 252, whose protein sequence is MLGLTAKMPKNLFSFLRLCVLLLGFAIICSGAVCISAGSSACKCNKVPIAYFLLPLGFLLLISGIFWSTYHEASKHKSLFHRIIQQNPRFRDSHITTIDRPDFYPPTYEDSTDPEKQTFPLPVCLLEEERESYNIPPPLYTESSLDFIEEASSQEQQPPSYEVSVQQQPAAECDSALQETSNAPASQP